The DNA window ACGAGAAAACaaatatacaatatataaaagCAATCAGAATAGCGAGTATGGTTCCTCTTACAAGCAGAAAGAAATGAGCCCAAGCACAGTAATGAATGGCAAGGCAGCTATACTTGAAATCTCCCACTTCTCACTGGACTTCCGAACACCCCAAGCTAACATACTTGTATACAAGAAAAATAGAACATTCAAACTGATTCCCAACATCCCCATGTACAATGGAATCCTGCATATGAATATGCCATCATGAACATCATCAACTACTAAATCCATGCCAGTTTAATGGTACATGGTGGTACCTATATTTGACAAATATCTTCATGTCCACAAAAAAACACATTATGCAATGCATAGTTTATGAGAAGTTAATTAATGTTATTCAACAACTATGCGACGGCACATTGAAATTCCTAAGAAAAGCATTATATACTATCATTTGAAGCAGTATCAGCAATGCTCAATGCGTCTTGAAGCATTTAGTCAAAGGACATCAATTAGTTTGAGGAATAACAATTGTAAAACCGTTGACAATGCCAGAAACAGATACTACAACTGTTGCATGTTTGAGTGAAGTAAAAGTAACATCATTAGTTACTTGTTTAGCTAAATGGTCTAGGAAGCTTTTATATCAAAGTTATAGGTGGATGCACGTTTGAAGTTGAGAAATGGATTTGAATTCACCAAAGCCAGAACATTGAATTGTACAGACACAGCATGTAAAATAGGATTTGATGTTTTGCTCTACGCCTGCAGTGGAAGCAAATAAATATATCTATTTTGTAGTAGAGATACTGCTCATGCTTGTGGAATCCCCAGTGACTGCCAGCGGCCTTCTTTTGTCATGCTTATAAAACTGAACATACTCAAAAATTTGTAGAACATACTTGTGCATTTAGAACacttaaaaagaaaatactccAACGAATTGATAAACAAGTCTTATTAACACGCTTTGAGAGATTTTTTATCAATCTTACTGGTATTAAGCCTCTTTTGCATTAGAAAAGCACTTGGAGCCACGATTTCCACGAAACTAATCAATGTGCAAAAGAAGGTGAAGCACAAAGTTGGCTGCAAACAGACAAATTTAAGAATAGCTGCTGGTTTCTGATAATTTGCAGTACAACAACAAACTGTAAATAACTTATACAATTCCCTTCGACTAGTCCTTTCAGTTTTTAATTTGTTTTCATTGTCCTCGTCATTTAATGAGATCAAGTAAAGCATCCCCGTTATTAACTGCAATACAAATGAACGACAAAAGAATCATGTTTTAGAAGCTTTAATTCGTAAGTTTACCTTCTAATGCGATCGTCATGCCAAAGGAGGTATATAAAATTCGAATGTCTGTCACCAtaataaatgataaaaactgCGGATGCAATCCAAAGAAAATTCTCTACAACCTCAACCCATGTCCGAGTTTTAGGAACTAAGGTAGCTGAAGGAATTGGTCTTGAGCATGCGTCATCCTCGAGATCATCACCACTTGATGCATATCCCTGACTATACCTCTGTCTCATGTATCCACCTCCAACTGGGGTTCCACCAGACATATCAACAAATGGACGAAAAGCCACAACTTTCACTCCTAAATCGCCACCTAAAACTTCGATGCTCCCACTAAACTAATTCTGCTCAAAATGAATCAAAGAATGCTGATAAAAGAGTCTCAGTATCTTTACATTATCCTGaaacaaaatttccaacaaaGCAGAGAATTCCCAAGCCACAACCAATTGATCAATATCATCTCATTCCCAAAACCCACAAGCCTATCAATCCAAGTAAGAATCTCTCAATCAATGAAACACAAAATTCTGACAAAACGTATCGAGAAAAACCAATCTTTTCACAGAATCCACCTCAAGAAACAGCAGAATTTCCAGGGATCAAATACAAACCTGCACCTTTCCTCAGAAAAATCCATCTCAAGCCCAAAACTCTACAACTTTCCCATGGTTCAATCAGTTGAACCACGGATACGGATTCAAGAAATCTGTATGAACTCAGAAGCCAGACTGTTTGACTTCCCAAAAAACACAATCAGCAACACAAAATAATTAATGCCgccaaaaatagaagaaaaaatggataaaaacAAGAAGTAGGTCGGGCAAAAGAAGCCAAGAAAGGGTTTTGGTTGGGCTGTCTTGGACTCTTGTTCCTTGACAGAAAACCAAATTTAACTTGAGAGGGGATCTATGTATGTTTTGTACTCTGTGTAAGCGTGCGTTTTAAAGATTGGCAGGTGCCTGCCCTTCCTAATATCGGAGATTCGTTTCTTTGTTCAAGCCCTGAGGAATGTATTCAATTGGgatttacatttttttaaagtGTATTTACCTTTTTGTTTTTAAGTGTAAGTGAAAGATTCTCACTTACACTCCTCCAATTCATCCCTTCCTTCAATtagaatttttgttatttatttatcaactagtactttaaaaaaaaaattaaaaatttcccCCTTCCCTTCTGTTGATACTTATCTTTCTTTGGCATAATAACTTCTTGATTGTCTTGCACACATTATTGAGGGGAATCTTCATAATTTGTTTATTTCAATCTAGAATGTGTTGGCATTTTCAACAGTCTTTTTGGCCGTCATAAGGTGCGGTAAGATACTAACTCGAATGcccaattcttttttttaatagtatGATTGTTTTGGTCAAACAATATAATAATTTTCGCAAACTTGTTGATTATAAATTAGAGTCATAAACCTTTCAAAGGTAGTTAACTATTTAGGTAAACTTGTTGATTAATTATTATTTCAGCATTATAGGTCACCCGTTTATTTTTTCCAACAACTATTTAGAGTTGACAAATTTTGCCACTTACGTATTTCCTAGATTAGTTAATAGTCTAGTTGACGAGTGCAAGTGACAGCTCGTCCACCAAAAACTAAACTAGGAATATAGAATCAGAGTGAACTAGaaacaagcaag is part of the Coffea eugenioides isolate CCC68of chromosome 6, Ceug_1.0, whole genome shotgun sequence genome and encodes:
- the LOC113775072 gene encoding transmembrane protein 128 is translated as MSGGTPVGGGYMRQRYSQGYASSGDDLEDDACSRPIPSATLVPKTRTWVEVVENFLWIASAVFIIYYGDRHSNFIYLLWHDDRIRRIPLYMGMLGISLNVLFFLYTSMLAWGVRKSSEKWEISSIAALPFITVLGLISFCLFSFALWPIWSFLTLPLVFTLFMAGMVILPYLLLGTFKPQPDVLRTD